The Acidobacteriota bacterium sequence CGATGAAATCGTGCAGGTCGAAATCTTCCTTGGTAGCGCTGTGCAGCAGGCGGGTGGGCTCGTCCGACTCCAGCATGTTCTGCGGATCGGTGTCAATCTTGATCCTGGGGAATTGGGCGGCAAAAAAGGCCGTCACCGCCACGGCAATGGCGATGACCAGCCACGGTCGTCGTATAGAGAAATCCGTCAGTCCCTTCTTCATACTCCATCCTCTTTCCTGGGCGGTTGATGTTTCCAGTGTTAGATGGGTCTCGGACAGAAATGATTCAGATTTTTTCGCGGCTGACGGCGGCGCGTAAGCTGTTGGCGCGGGCTAAGAAAGCCGGTGTGGGCGGAGTGGGGGAAAGGAACCGAGGCCGGTTGTGGAGGTTATGGAAGGCTCAGGGCTTCCGGCCGAACTTCTTTTCCCACCGTTGCTTGAGCAGGGCGTTGAGTTTGCTTTCGAGAGACGGCGGTAGCGGTTCGGGTTTGCCATCCCGGCACAGACTGACCGTCATCTTCATGGTGTCCACCATGATACGGCAATTAGTGCACTGGCTGAGGTGTTTCCTGATCTCGGCACAAAGCTCAGGATCGATCTCGCCGTCGATATAATCGCTGAGATCCTCAATGTATTCTTCACAATGTCTTGCCATAACTTCCCTCGAATACTTCTGCCAGAAAATCGCGCAGAGCCAGCCGGGCACGAAGAATTCTGGACTTGGTCGCCGCCTCGCTCTCGCCGATCAGCCGGGCCACTTCTTTGACCGACAACTCTTCGACATAGCGCAACAGGAACGCCTCGCGATACTTGTACGGCAGTTCGCCTATGGCCTTGTCAATCACGCGTCGTAACTCCGCCGTTTCGAGCTCCTGGTGGGGGTCGTGCCAGTCAAAGAGCTGATGGTCCTCGGGGCCGGCGCCGTCGGAATGGCCGGCCGGCAGGTATTCCTGAAGCGGTTTGAGATCCACCTGTTTTCGGCTTGCGTACAGCGCTCGCGACTCGTTCAGGGCGATGCTGTACAGCCAGGTGCCGAACGACGACTCCAAGCGAAACTGGTCAATCTTGTCAACTGCCTTCAGGAAGGTTTCCTGCACGATGTCCTCGGCGTCCTGCTTGTTGCCGGCCAGTCTCCGGGCCAGACCGTAAATCCTGTTCTTGTGCCGGCTGAGCAGCTCCGAAAAAGCGTCAAAATCACCGGCCTGGGCTCTCTGGACAAGTTCCCGTTCACTCATACGATTTAAATATAGACAAAACGATTCAAAGTTTATATCAAAAAGGAGCGGGTGGCAGAAGCAGACCGCGGGTGCATCATGTGTCTTCTCCGCACGCGGGGCCGCGACCGCCGGTACGCCGCTTTGCCGCCGGCCGTGACTGAAAGAATACGGCCCCGGCGGCGATGTTGAAATATGCAAGTCGCGGGAACCTTTCACGCGGCTACCGGGTAATGAATAGAGGGTTGGCGATTGGACTGACTC is a genomic window containing:
- a CDS encoding sigma-70 family RNA polymerase sigma factor — translated: MSERELVQRAQAGDFDAFSELLSRHKNRIYGLARRLAGNKQDAEDIVQETFLKAVDKIDQFRLESSFGTWLYSIALNESRALYASRKQVDLKPLQEYLPAGHSDGAGPEDHQLFDWHDPHQELETAELRRVIDKAIGELPYKYREAFLLRYVEELSVKEVARLIGESEAATKSRILRARLALRDFLAEVFEGSYGKTL
- a CDS encoding zf-HC2 domain-containing protein, encoding MARHCEEYIEDLSDYIDGEIDPELCAEIRKHLSQCTNCRIMVDTMKMTVSLCRDGKPEPLPPSLESKLNALLKQRWEKKFGRKP